A DNA window from Peromyscus leucopus breed LL Stock chromosome 3, UCI_PerLeu_2.1, whole genome shotgun sequence contains the following coding sequences:
- the Clec2l gene encoding LOW QUALITY PROTEIN: C-type lectin domain family 2 member L (The sequence of the model RefSeq protein was modified relative to this genomic sequence to represent the inferred CDS: inserted 1 base in 1 codon) — protein MEPAREPPARTRPPPPXARPAPAAPRPRSPAEAEARGPEGLLRRSGSGYEGSTSWKAALEDTTTRLLLGAIAVLLFAILVVMSILASKGCIKCETPCPEDWLLYGRKCYYFSEEPRDWNTGRQYCHTHEAALAVVQSQKELEFMFKFTRREPWIGLRRVGDDFHWVNGDPFDPDTFSISGTGECVFVEPTRLVSTECLTTRPWVCSKMAYT, from the exons ATGGAGCCGGCCCGGGAGCCCCCCGCGCGCACCcgcccgccgcccc ccgcccgccCTGCGCCCGCTGCACCCAGGCCGCGCTCGCCAGCCGAGGCCGAGGCCCGTGGCCCAGAGGGGCTGCTGCGGCGATCGGGGTCAGGCTATGAGGGCAGCACCAGCTGGAAGGCGGCCTTGGAGG ATACCACCACCCGCCTGCTGCTGGGGGCCATTGCCGTTCTTCTCTTCGCCATCCTGGTGGTGATGAGCATCTTGG CTTCCAAGGGCTGCATCAAGTGTGAGACGCCCTGCCCCGAGGACTGGCTGCTTTACGGGAGGAAATGCTACTACTTCTCCGAGGAGCCTAGAGACTGGAACACGGGGAGGCAATACTGCCATACCCACGAGGCAGCCCTGGCTGTGGTCCAGAGCCAGAAGGAACTG GAATTTATGTTCAAGTTCACGCGGAGGGAGCCCTGGATTGGCCTACGCAGAGTTGGAGACGACTTCCACTGGGTCAATGGGGACCCGTTTGACCCAGACAC ATTCAGCATCTCGGGTACGGGGGAGTGCGTCTTTGTGGAACCCACCAGGCTGGTGTCAACCGAGTGTCTGACGACCCGGCCCTGGGTGTGCAGCAAGATGGCCTACACGTGA